One stretch of Brettanomyces nanus chromosome 4, complete sequence DNA includes these proteins:
- the SNU13 gene encoding RNA binding protein snu13, with product MAADTEPIEILLHLPLLCEDKNVPYVFVPSKTALGRACGVSRPVIACSITTNDASSIKSQVYAVKDKIETLLI from the coding sequence ATGGCTGCTGACACTGAGCCTATTGAGATTTTGCTACATCTTCCTCTACTTTGCGAGGACAAGAATGTTCCATACGTTTTTGTTCCTTCAAAGACTGCTTTGGGTAGAGCCTGTGGTGTTTCGAGACCCGTCATTGCTTGTTCTATTACGACCAATGACGCTTCTTCTATCAAGAGCCAAGTCTACGCGGTCAAGGACAAGATTGAGACTTTgttgatttga
- the VMA3 gene encoding H(+)-transporting V0 sector ATPase subunit c: MSDLCPVYAPFFGSLGCASAIIFTCFGAAYGTAKSGIGICATCVLRPDLMIKNTVPVIMAGIIAIYGLVVSVLISSSLKQEQALYTGFIQLGAGLAVGLSGLAAGFAIGIVGDAGVRGTAQQPRLFVGMILILIFAEVLGLYGLIVALLMNSRATQDVVC; encoded by the coding sequence ATGTCTGATCTTTGTCCCGTCTACGCTCCATTCTTTGGCTCCTTAGGATGCGCCTCCGCAATCATCTTTACCTGCTTCGGTGCTGCTTACGGTACTGCCAAGTCAGGTATCGGTATCTGTGCTACTTGTGTCTTGAGACCGGATTTGATGATTAAGAACACTGTGCCAGTCATTATGGCTGGTATTATTGCCATTTATGGATTGGTGGTGTCTGTGTTGATTTCCTCGTCTTTGAAACAAGAGCAGGCTCTATATACTGGTTTCATTCAGTTAGGTGCTGGATTGGCCGTTGGTTTGTCTGGTTTGGCTGCTGGTTTCGCCATTGGTATTGTCGGTGATGCAGGTGTCAGAGGTACTGCCCAACAGCCAAGATTATTCGTCGGtatgattttgattttgattttcgCTGAAGTGTTGGGCTTGTATGGTTTGATTGTCGCCTTGTTGATGAACTCTAGAGCCACACAGGATGTTGTCTGTTAA
- the INO1 gene encoding Myo-inositol-1-phosphate synthase (BUSCO:EOG093416GY) gives MTIEYIPKVKVSTKKAKYTNTALITKYAYQNSLVEKEADGTYNVKPFTEDYEFKVDLKIPKVGVLLVGLGGNNGTTFTAAVLANHNKVVFKTKRGPLAANYLGSVTQSATIKLGIDSKGNDVYAPFNSLLPLVNPNDFVVSGWDISATNLGEAMERSQVLEHDLQVQLKPEMEKIQPLSSIYYPDFIAANQNERADNCFNRDGAQGDISTKNKWSHVEHIRGDIRKFKKDNDLNKVIVLWTANTERFSELIDGVNDTADNLIKAVHDDHPEVSPSTIFAVASILEKVPYINASPQNTFVPGAIELAKKYDVFIGGDDLKTGQTKFKSVLAQFLVDAGIKPVSIASYNHLGNNDGYNLSSPKQFRSKEITKSSVVDDVIESNEILYNKKKNEKIDHCIVIKYMHAVGDDKVAMDEYYSELMLGGHNRISVHNVCEDSLLAAPIILDLLVMTEFLSRVGYRKEDTQGDFESFYPILNFLSYWLKAPLTREGHQVINSLNKQRLGVDNLMRMLIGLEPLNELRFEERLK, from the coding sequence ATGACTATTGAATACATCCCAAAAGTTAAAGTTTCCACTAAAAAAGCCAAGTATACTAATACTGCTTTGATTACAAAATACGCTTATCAAAATTCTCTtgttgagaaagaagctgacGGTACCTACAACGTTAAGCCTTTTACCGAAGACTATGAATTTAAGGTTGACTTGAAAATCCCTAAAGTTGGTGTTTTGCTCGTCGGCTTGGGTGGCAACAACGGTACCACTTTTACAGCAGCTGTTCTTGCTAACCATAATAAAGTTGTCTTCAAAACCAAAAGAGGTCCACTTGCAGCCAATTATTTGGGTTCTGTGACTCAAAGTGCTACCATTAAATTAGGTATCGACTCCAAAGGTAATGATGTTTATGCACCATTCAATTCATTGCTACCTTTAGTTAATCCTAACGATTTTGTTGTTTCCGGTTGGGATATTAGTGCAACAAATCTGGGTGAGGCTATGGAGAGATCACAGGTTTTGGAGCATGATTTGCAGGTTCAATTGAAGCCggaaatggagaagattcAACCTTTATCTTCTATCTACTATCCAGATTTTATTGCTGCCAATCAGAATGAAAGAGCAGACAACTGCTTCAACAGAGATGGAGCACAGGGAGACATTTCTACCAAAAATAAATGGAGTCACGTAGAGCATATTAGAGGGGATATTagaaagttcaagaaagaCAACGATTTAAATAAAGTTATTGTTTTGTGGACTGCCAACACCGAGAGGTTCTCCGAATTGATTGATGGTGTTAACGATACTGCCGATAACTTGATTAAGGCAGTACACGACGACCATCCTGAGGTTTCTCCAAGCACTATCTTCGCAGTGGCTTCCATCTTGGAAAAAGTGCCATATATTAATGCATCCCCTCAGAACACTTTCGTTCCTGGTGCCATcgaattggccaaaaagTACGACGTGTTCATTGGAGGagatgatttgaagacCGGTCAGACCAAATTTAAGTCTGTGTTGGCTCAGTTTTTGGTTGATGCAGGTATTAAACCTGTTTCTATTGCCTCCTACAACCATTTGGGTAACAACGATGGCTACAACTTGTCGTCCCCCAAACAGTTCAGGTCTAAAGAGATTACTAAGTCTTCTGTTGTGGATGATGTTATTGAATCAAATGAGATTCTATacaataagaagaaaaatgagaAAATCGACCATTGTATTGTAATCAAGTACATGCATGCAGTCGGAGATGATAAGGTGGCTATGGATGAGTATTACTCCGAATTAATGCTTGGTGGACATAACAGGATATCTGTCCACAACGTCTGCGAAGACTCGTTATTGGCAGCACCTATTATCCTTGATTTGTTGGTGATGACCGAGTTTCTTTCGAGAGTTGGTTACAGAAAGGAAGACACTCAAGGAGATTTTGAGAGCTTCTATCCAATTCTCAACTTTTTAAGTTACTGGTTAAAGGCTCCTTTAACCAGGGAAGGCCACCAGGTTATCAACAGTTTGAACAAGCAACGCCTGGGAGTTGATAACTTGATGAGAATGTTAATTGGTCTAGAGCCATTGAACGAGCTGAGATTCGAGGAGAGGCTTAAATAA
- a CDS encoding uncharacterized protein (BUSCO:EOG09342LX8), with product MGKALSTFIKALLIEPPSLSLDDFARALRLIFDGEANDIETASFLTAIRLRKIDFDSEFIATAVETILEYSDTIDASSVAREGYIDIVGTGGDSQNTFNVSTSAAIVGAGMGLKVCKHGGKASTSTSGSGDLMSELGVKLMKVNAETTPIIVGDSNLCFLFAPAFHHGMGKVVNVRKNLGIPTIFNILGPLLNPIPLKARILGVYTETLGETYCKAAIKSDKKKGRVPANTMVVYGEIGLDEISPIGKTKVWKYNKTNDSIDTFTISPEDFGLPEHSLDLVRSGLAVENARVLKDILSNKVDTLPGHNPLVDYILLNASALAVVGGLTNDWKQGVKLASDAIISGAALRALDTFVASVDRL from the coding sequence ATGGGGAAAGCACTTAGTACATTCATCAAGGCTTTACTAATAGAACCCCCTAGTCTCTCTTTGGACGATTTTGCTAGAGCCCTCAGACTAATTTTCGATGGCGAGGCCAACGATATAGAGACTGCCTCTTTTCTTACAGCCATTCGGCTGAGGAAGATCGACTTCGACTCCGAGTTCATCGCCACTGCTGTCGAAACCATTTTGGAGTACTCTGATACCATTGATGCATCTTCTGTTGCAAGAGAAGGTTATATTGACATTGTTGGCACTGGTGGTGACTCGCAGAATACCTTCAATGTCTCCACATCTGCTGCCATTGTCGGTGCAGGGATGGGATTGAAAGTATGCAAACATGGAGGTAAAGCATCAACGTCCACTTCAGGTTCCGGTGATCTCATGTCCGAGTTGGGGGTCAAATTAATGAAGGTAAATGCTGAAACTACTCCTATCATTGTTGGAGATTCGAATTTATGTTTTCTATTTGCCCCTGCTTTTCACCACGGAATGGGGAAAGTGGTCAATGTGAGGAAGAATTTGGGAATCCCAACTATTTTCAACATTCTTGGCCCTCTTTTGAACCCAATTCCGCTCAAGGCTCGAATTTTGGGTGTCTACACTGAGACTTTGGGAGAAACTTACTGCAAAGCCGCTATCAAATCcgacaagaagaaaggcCGGGTTCCAGCAAACACTATGGTGGTGTACGGAGAGATCGGATTAGACGAGATTTCTCCTATTGGAAAGACCAAAGTATGGAAGTACAATAAAACAAACGATTCTATAGACACTTTCACGATTTCTCCAGAAGATTTTGGTTTACCGGAGCATTCTTTGGACTTGGTGCGATCTGGACTTGCTGTTGAAAATGCCAGGGTTCTCAAAGACATCTTGAGTAATAAAGTCGACACCTTACCTGGGCATAATCCTCTCGTTGACTACATATTACTGAATGCTTCAGCACTTGCTGTGGTGGGAGGACTTACAAATGATTGGAAACAAGGTGTCAAACTTGCCAGCGATGCAATTATTTCTGGGGCTGCTCTTAGGGCCTTGGACACATTTGTTGCAAGTGTTGATCGCTTGTAG
- the CDC12 gene encoding Cell division control protein 12, which yields MSQPATINAEPIGITNLPNQRYKIVSKEGAAFTIMLAGESGLGKTTFINTLFQTVLAPHQDNRNRFNKPVKKTVEINIVRAELEEKNFKLRLNIIDTPGFGDNVNNKNAWQPIVEFIDAQHESYMKQESQPQRSLIKDLRVHACLYFIRPTGHTLKPLDIEAMKKIGTRANLIPVIAKADTLTPNEMLEFKKRIRAIIEAQNIRIYSPPIEADDQAAAEHAKQLIESMPFAVIGSEEDFEVDGKMVKGRRYPWGFVEVENDQHCDFRKLRSLLLRTNMLDLIVSTQEIHFETYRRLKMNGEVNTDDSKDTSSKRKSAERFIDNPEFVEEEKRLKRYFAEQLRNEDQRFKQWKQNIHTEKNRLNHDLANLQSDMKKLEEEVKVLKQAKAHN from the coding sequence ATGTCGCAGCCAGCTACTATCAATGCGGAACCAATCGGCATTACCAACTTGCCTAACCAGAGATACAAAATTGTATCAAAGGAAGGAGCAGCATTCACCATTATGCTAGCTGGAGAATCTGGCCTAGGTAAAACAACATTTATCAACACATTGTTCCAAACAGTCTTGGCACCTCACCAGGACAATCGTAACAGATTCAACAAGCCGGTCAAGAAAACGGTGGAAATCAACATCGTCAGAGCCGagttggaggagaagaacttcaaaCTGAGATTAAATATTATCGATACGCCGGGTTTCGGTGATAACGTCAACAATAAGAACGCGTGGCAGCCCATTGTCGAGTTTATCGATGCGCAACACGAATCTTACATGAAACAGGAATCGCAGCCTCAAAGATCCTTAATTAAGGATTTGAGGGTTCATGCCTGTCTTTACTTTATCAGACCTACTGGTCACACATTGAAACCGTTAGACATTGAAGCCATGAAAAAGATCGGTACCAGGGCCAACCTGATTCCGGTTATTGCCAAGGCTGATACGTTAACACCAAATGAGATGTTGgaattcaagaaaagaataagagCCATCATCGAGGCACAAAACATTAGAATCTATTCTCCTCCCATCGAAGCAGATGATCAAGCTGCTGCAGAGCATGCCAAACAATTGATTGAATCGATGCCCTTTGCTGTGATTGGCTCTgaggaagattttgaagttgatggaaagatggTGAAAGGTAGAAGATATCCATGGGGATTTGTCGAGGTGGAAAATGACCAGCATTGTGACTTCCGCAAGTTGAGAAGCTTACTGCTTAGAACAAACATGTTGGATCTTATCGTATCTACGCAAGAAATTCATTTCGAAACTTACAGAAGGCTGAAGATGAATGGAGAGGTGAATACAGATGACTCTAAGGACACAAGCAGCAAGAGAAAGTCTGCAGAGAGATTTATTGACAACCCAGAATTtgtcgaagaagaaaaaagactCAAAAGATACTTTGCCGAACAATTGAGAAACGAAGACCAGAGATTCAAACAGTGGAAACAGAATATACATACGGAGAAGAACAGACTTAACCAtgatttggccaacttgCAGAGTgatatgaagaaattggaagaagaagtgaaagtGTTGAAGCAAGCAAAGGCACATAACTAG
- the RPS24A gene encoding ribosomal protein S24A: MSDAITIRTRKVLSNPLLKRRQFVIDVIHPSKANVSKAELTEKLAELYKAEKDCVSVFGFRTCYGGGKSTGFGLIYNSVADAKKFEPRYRLVRSNLAEKIEKASRQQRKQKKNRGKKVFGTERRHAAKKAKRAQD, translated from the exons ATG TCGGACGCAATCACTATCAGAACCAGAAAGGTTTTGTCTAACCcattattgaagagaagacaATTCGTCATCGATGTCATTCATCCTAGTAAGGCCAACGTCTCCAAGGCTGAATTGACTGAGAAGTTGGCTGAGTTGTACAAGGCCGAAAAAGACTGTGTCTCGGTTTTCGGTTTCAGAACTTGTTACGGTGGAGGTAAATCTACCGGTTTCGGTTTGATCTATAACAGCGTTGCTGACgccaagaagtttgagCCTCGTTACAGATTGGTCAGATCCAATCTTGCTGAAAAGATCGAGAAGGCTTCTAGACAACagagaaagcagaagaagaatagagGCAAGAAGGTCTTTGGTACCGAGAGAAGACACGCTGCCAAGAAGGCTAAGAGAGCTCAGGATTAA
- the VTC1 gene encoding vacuolar transporter chaperone (BUSCO:EOG09344A2H~EggNog:ENOG41): MLCELACQLNRRLVRNSTDYISSMSAAPLLQRAPGKRIALPTRVEPKVFFANERTFLSWLNFTVILGSLAVGLLNFGDKIGRISAALFNLIAMGTMIYALITYHWRANAIRRRGSGPYDDRFGPTMLCFFLLIAVIVNFTLRIRA, from the exons ATGTTA TGCGAACTTGCTTGTCAACTTAACCGTCGGTTAGTTCGAAATTCTACAGATTACATTAGTAGCATGTCTGCCGCACCTTTACTTCAGAGAGCTCCAGGTAAGAGAATCGCCCTCCCTACTAGAGTGGAGCCTAAAGTGTTCTTCGCCAATGAAAGAACGTTCCTTTCTTGGTTGAACTTTACCGTTATATTGGGCTCATTGGCCGTTGGTTTGTTAAATTTTGGTGATAAGATTGGAAGAATATCTGCTGCATTATTCAATTTAATCGCTATGGGTACCATGATATATGCCTTGATAACTTACCACTGGAGAGCAAATGCcataagaagaagaggatctGGTCCTTACGATGATAGGTTCGGTCCAACCATGTTatgtttcttcttgttaATAGCTGTCATCGTCAACTTTACCCTTAGGATTCGTGCTTAA
- a CDS encoding uncharacterized protein (BUSCO:EOG09340HAW): protein MPQQNPVVLAKVSELLKTEDDLAKVEALTRNLRKEKSTIDSQIKIEEERGMDSVQRMINQMQAANKHLKELGYSVQKLDDLQKDSTSNSEVSAVFDRAATALKNLTDVEEIYNGFKTLEEKMNLIEALMAIELPEGSDYYSETSSGDNLLIIHYELTALRDFRDKIIALGMRSSPDVQQAVDKSFDRLDKLIDNFDYMLSLVVDGFIDIIGCENYGLVIKLVKIIQYEANEDLKFQLLDKIMNMKQENEVVPNTSLNVKRSEPRRYMEKFENDFQSTINASFKNLAEDSEYGQMLKLLDENYYDTLGVYSDAVEKCFPSEWHFFDKILSWNQSSLRKIFLKMLEDQSVANSVIVQILNFEYENKKKLKEIFHISKEQLKIVGIITDAKKDELLESCLKFNNSKTDEWIKNSLKSSITLFQTRTKEPPDSKDEKLGIESAQMVVEILRSNIHALAELGDSKVMLKYLDFFASKIMKYYYDLWNHALDDEVKKWTLPENGKEDDKKEIDPTIGYMPRYITVLANDCVKLVDALDSQFGEVKKLVHASFHEQVDEIAGRASGYAIDLGIDCLKKLNGFIVVEYQPFLSEVFSKQWYKSSSMIELSLQIVDESYMGPLQEFLQQELYISLFEIVFDQYLLSYLNALFLKHSIREDKFADRIERDGNLIQQTFSNYDTAGIIGDQLYILDILINISTCDHEDEFIEQWKSAVEVFNDLPIDFLQIILDNKGIRDSKENSVLERCLAISKQFAVANGDNQAPTFMSDFHFHSARK, encoded by the coding sequence ATGCCTCAACAAAATCCAGTAGTATTGGCAAAGGTGTCCGAACTCCTtaaaacagaagatgatcttGCCAAGGTGGAAGCACTCACGCGCAACTTACGCAAAGAGAAATCCACCATTGATTCACAGAtcaagattgaagaagagcgTGGTATGGACAGTGTGCAACGAATGATCAATCAGATGCAAGCGGCAAATAAGCACTTAAAGGAATTAGGGTATAGTGTTCAAAAATTGGACGATTTACAAAAGGATTCAACGTCCAATAGCGAGGTGTCTGCCGTTTTCGATCGGGCTGCAactgctttgaagaatttaaCCGATGTCGAGGAGATCTACAATGGATTTAAGACacttgaagagaagatgaaccTAATTGAGGCACTTATGGCCATCGAGTTGCCGGAAGGTAGCGACTATTATTCAGAGACTTCTAGTGGTGATAACCTTTTAATTATACATTACGAGCTAACAGCTCTTCGAGATTTCAGAGATAAGATCATTGCTTTGGGCATGAGGTCTTCCCCTGATGTGCAACAGGCTGTGGACAAATCATTTGACCGTTTAGATAAGTTGATTGACAACTTTGATTATATGTTGAGCCTGGTTGTGGATGGGtttattgatatcattggaTGCGAAAATTATGGGCTGGTCATTAAACTCGTCAAGATCATCCAGTATGAAGCTAACGAGGATTTAAAGTTTCAGTTGCTGGATAAGATTATGAATATGAAACAAGAGAATGAAGTGGTTCCCAACACTTCGCTGAATGTGAAACGGTCCGAACCTCGTAGATATATGGAGAAGTTTGAGAATGACTTCCAAAGTACAATCAATGCATCGTTCAAAAACTTGGCCGAGGATAGCGAGTATGGTCAGATGTTAAAATTACTTGACGAAAACTACTATGATACCTTGGGAGTTTACTCCGATGCTGTGGAAAAATGCTTTCCCTCAGAATGGCActtctttgacaagatATTGAGCTGGAACCAATCAAGTTTGCGAAAGATATTCCTCAAAATGTTGGAGGATCAGTCTGTAGCAAACAGTGTTATCGTTCAGATACTCAACTTTGAGtatgaaaataaaaagaagttgaaggagattttTCACATCTCCAAAGAACAGTTGAAGATAGTGGGAATAATTACCGACGCAAAGAAGGATGAGCTACTTGAGTCGTGTTTGAAGTTCAACAACAGTAAGACAGACGAGTGGATCAAAAACTCGTTGAAGTCTTCCATAACGTTGTTCCAGACTAGAACCAAGGAGCCTCCCGATtctaaagatgagaaattggGCATCGAGTCTGCTCAGATGGTTGTGGAGATCCTCCGTTCGAACATTCATGCCTTGGCAGAATTGGGTGATTCTAAAGTGATGTTGAAGTAtcttgatttctttgcctCCAAAATTATGAAATACTACTATGATCTTTGGAACCATGCACTGGACGATGAGGTAAAGAAGTGGACATTACCGGAAAACGGAAAGGAAGAcgacaagaaagaaattgatCCCACTATAGGATATATGCCGCGGTATATTACGGTATTAGCAAATGATTGCGTGAAATTAGTGGATGCATTAGACTCACAATTCGGTGAGGTTAAAAAACTTGTGCATGCAAGTTTCCATGAGCAGGTAGATGAAATTGCAGGAAGGGCCAGTGGATATGCTATTGACCTTGGCATTGattgcttgaagaagttgaacgGCTTCATTGTTGTGGAATACCAGCCCTTCTTGAGCGAGGTATTCTCAAAGCAATGGTATAAATCATCAAGTATGATTGAATTATCACTACAGATCGTTGATGAATCATATATGGGACCATTACAAGAATTCTTACAACAAGAGTTATACATATCATTGTTTGAGATCGTGTTTGATCAATATCTACTATCATATTTAAATgctctcttcttgaaaCATTCAATCAGGGAAGACAAATTTGCAGAtagaattgaaagagacGGCAATTTGATACAACAGACATTCTCCAATTATGATACGGCGGGTATAATTGGAGATCAGCTGTACATATTGGATATTTTGATCAACATATCTACTTGCGACCATGAAGACGAATTTATTGAGCAATGGAAATCGGCAGTGGAAGTATTTAACGATTTACCGATAGACTTCCTACAGATTATACTTGACAATAAGGGTATACGCGATTCCAAGGAGAATAGTGTTTTAGAAAGATGTCTGGCGATATCCAAGCAGTTTGCTGTGGCTAATGGCGATAACCAAGCGCCAACCTTCATGTCTGactttcattttcattcCGCTAGAAAATAG
- a CDS encoding uncharacterized protein (BUSCO:EOG0934354A) gives MSFTYVARRSFSTTMSMASSELSAIRHLVSISDLSTPELRSLVSRAAYHKKLIKSGKASTSLPLQGKTIALLFTKRSTRTRISTEGAAAYFGAHAMFLGKDDIQLGVNECLYDTTKVISSMTSCIFARVNKHSDIQELCRYSSVPIVNALCDTYHPLQAICDMLTIKETFGNTKGLKLAWIGDANNVINDLAIAALRMGISVSVATPQDVNISEHVQKVAEEVSEETHAHIELTHDPKIAAANADIIVTDTFVSMGEEAQTKRKLAKFQDFQITSSLGSIAAPGWKFMHCLPRHKFEVTDDVFYGKHSIVFPEAENRLYAAIAVIEALVVNKGKFIE, from the coding sequence ATGAGTTTTACCTACGTTGCCAGAAGATCATTTTCCACAACTATGTCAATGGCTTCCTCGGAGCTATCAGCCATCAGACATCTAGTGTCTATATCAGATCTAAGTACTCCAGAGCTAAGATCGCTTGTCAGCAGAGCCGCATATCACAAGAAACTCATAAAGTCCGGTAAGGCATCAACGTCTTTACCCTTGCAGGGAAAGACTATTGcacttcttttcaccaaGAGATCCACTAGGACTAGGATTTCCACCGAAGGTGCTGCTGCATACTTTGGAGCCCATGCCATGTTCTTAGGAAAAGACGACATCCAACTCGGCGTCAACGAGTGTCTGTATGACACCACCAAAGTGATCTCATCCATGACCTCGTGCATATTTGCCAGAGTCAACAAACATTCAGACATCCAGGAACTCTGCAGATACTCGTCTGTTCCAATCGTCAATGCTTTGTGTGACACATATCATCCTTTGCAGGCCATCTGTGATATGCTAACTATTAAGGAAACCTTTGGTAATACTAAAGGCCTTAAATTGGCTTGGATTGGTGATGCAAACAATGTCATCAATGATTTAGCCATTGCCGCTTTGAGAATGGGAATTAGTGTCTCCGTTGCCACTCCTCAAGACGTAAATATTTCTGAACATGTGCAGAAAGTTGCTGAGGAGGTGTCTGAAGAGACCCATGCTCATATAGAATTGACTCATGACCCTAAGATTGCAGCTGCTAATGCCGACATAATCGTTACCGATACGTTTGTATCTATGGGAGAAGAAGCTCAAACTAAAAGGAAGCTTGCTAAGTTTCAGGATTTTCAGATTACCTCTAGTTTGGGATCAATTGCAGCTCCAGGTTGGAAATTTATGCATTGCTTGCCAAGACACAAATTTGAAGTGACCGATGACGTTTTCTATGGGAAACATTCCATTGTGTTCCCAGAAGCTGAAAATAGATTATATGCTGCCATTGCTGTCATAGAAGCTCTCGTAGTGAACAAGGGAAAGTTCATCGAGTAA
- a CDS encoding uncharacterized protein (EggNog:ENOG41), with translation MSYSMQSFLKRILTDSGYSRSRKCNAKLSNSKTSFDSDDDNLGITSHSTLFSANSDNCTLSSFDQADPENALCLSVDGLRDRAGSVRSTTHSTSSNLKNSRTIIDNENYSVSVDLLDKVTYLDVRTSLPTPIRGTLVLKVKKAIRIHEIQLFLEGNVLIHYFYKSRALVQSHQMEEKQFLCERRCWTYESSSSPYISGDFSSADIDTDHFSKGTYNFSFQYFVDSSLPESIKNVFGSIYYVLHAKVIFPKRKYHPRHRTKEATLPMEFIQCALDPVRRNSRGALSSEFVSTANWRNLLLYKVSVSYPRPLAIESHISVSIKVLPIIRRCYKIRSIRVSLVQTMEYNVDSKNNQYFNDLVQTEEIPLQIINIMDNQDPSTLTPYVKQLDVPLEKVYIRNTDEDRFVVCPSTNSVESELCHFKVGHKINVEITVQEVPMPWDYEKNVHQNDAEEAEVSSVAKSRRHLTAEQEEDESLRATAKIIEEGNIESLRYRKVQLQMSADVQILKSESKDGNMPPPAYSKSGADEAEIETTKGYAMPPAYEEALEQVAMLVMPPVYS, from the coding sequence ATGTCCTATTCCATGCAGAGCTTTTTAAAAAGGATTCTGACTGATTCGGGATATTCTCGGAGTCGCAAATGCAATGCCAAGCTTTCAAACAGCAAAACATCCTTCGACTCGGATGACGATAATTTGGGAATAACATCTCATTCAACGCTTTTCTCAGCCAATTCTGATAACTGCACTTTGTCTTCGTTTGATCAGGCTGACCCTGAAAATGCTTTGTGTTTATCGGTCGATGGTTTGCGTGATCGAGCCGGTAGCGTCAGATCGACAACTCATTCAACGTCGAgtaacttgaagaacagCCGCACTATCATCGATAATGAAAATTactctgtttctgttgatCTCTTGGATAAGGTGACATACTTAGATGTCAGAACATCCTTACCAACTCCAATCCGGGGAACTTTAGTTCTAAAGGTTAAAAAGGCCATCCGAATTCATGAAATTCAGCTTTTCCTCGAAGGTAACGTCTTGATCCATTACTTTTATAAGTCGCGGGCATTGGttcaaagtcatcaaaTGGAGGAGAAGCAGTTTCTTTGCGAACGCAGATGCTGGACTTACGAAAGTTCATCCTCTCCATACATATCAGGTGATTTTAGCAGTGCTGACATCGATACCGATCACTTCTCTAAGGGAACTTAtaacttctctttccaatACTTTGTTGATAGCAGCCTTCCGGAGTCCATAAAAAATGTCTTTGGGTCAATCTACTATGTTCTTCATGCCAAAGTAATATTTCCTAAAAGGAAGTATCATCCTCGCCATAGAACGAAGGAAGCAACGTTACCTATGGAATTTATTCAGTGTGCTTTAGATCCTGTGAGGAGAAATTCGAGAGGTGCTTTAAGTAGTGAGTTTGTCTCTACTGCAAATTGGAGAAATTTACTCCTTTACAAGGTTTCTGTTTCTTACCCCAGACCATTGGCCATAGAAAGCCATATAAGCGTCTCTATTAAAGTTCTCCCGATCATTAGAAGGTGCTATAAAATACGAAGCATTCGTGTTTCTTTAGTTCAGACTATGGAATACAACGTTGACAGCAAAAACAACCAATATTTCAACGACCTCGTACAAACCGAGGAGATACCTCTACAAATAATTAACATCATGGATAATCAAGATCCATCCACCCTGACGCCTTATGTGAAGCAGTTGGATGTTCCATTAGAAAAAGTGTACATTAGAAATACTGATGAGGACAGATTCGTGGTTTGtccttcaacaaattcCGTGGAAAGCGAGCTTTGCCATTTCAAAGTAGGCCACAAGATTAATGTTGAGATAACTGTTCAGGAGGTTCCCATGCCTTGGGATTACGAAAAGAACGTCCATCAAAATGATGCTGAAGAGGCAGAAGTATCATCTGTTGCTAAATCAAGACGACATCTAACTGcagaacaagaagaagatgaatccCTTCGAGCCACAGCCAAAATTATAGAGGAAGGTAATATTGAAAGCCTGCGATATAGAAAAGTGCAGCTTCAAATGAGTGCGGATGTTCAGATTCTCAAGTCTGAAAGTAAGGATGGTAATATGCCACCACCCGCTTACTCCAAATCCGGTGCTGATGAGGCTGAAATAGAGACTACTAAAGGATATGCAATGCCCCCCGCTTACGAAGAAGCTTTAGAACAAGTCGCCATGCTCGTCATGCCCCCTGTATACTCATAA